In one window of Saccharomyces paradoxus chromosome VII, complete sequence DNA:
- the PYC1 gene encoding pyruvate carboxylase 1 (Pyruvate carboxylase isoform~similar to YGL062W), producing MSQRKFAGLRDNFNLLGEKNKILVANRGEIPIRIFRTAHELSMQTVAIYSHEDRLSTHKQKADEAYVIGEVGQYTPVGAYLAIDEIISIAQRHQVDFIHPGYGFLSENSEFADKVAKAGITWIGPPAEVIDSVGDKVSARNLAAKANVPTVPGTPGPIETVQEALDFVNEYGYPVIIKAAFGGGGRGMRVVREGDDVADAFQRATSEARTAFGNGTCFVERFLDKPKHIEVQLLADNHGNVVHLFERDCSVQRRHQKVVEVAPAKTLPREVRDAILTDAVKLAKECGYRNAGTAEFLVDNQNRHYFIEINPRIQVEHTITEEITGIDIVAAQIQIAAGASLPQLGLFQDKITTRGFAIQCRITTEDPAKNFQPDTGRIEVYRSAGGNGVRLDGGNAYAGTIISPHYDSMLVKCSCSGSTYEIVRRKMIRALIEFRIRGVKTNIPFLLTLLTHPVFIDGTYWTTFIDDTPQLFQMVSSQNRAQKLLHYLADVAVNGSSIKGQIGLPKLKSNPSVPHLHDTQGNVINVTKTAPPSGWRQVLLERGPAEFAKQVRQFNGTLLMDTTWRDAHQSLLATRVRTHDLAIIAPTTAHALAGAFALECWGGATFDVAMRFLHEDPWERLRKLRALVPNIPFQMLLRGANGVAYSSLPDNAIDHFVKQAKDNGVDIFRVFDALNDLEQLKVGVDAVKKAGGVVEATVCFSGDMLQPGKKYNLDYYLEIAEKIVQMGTHILGIKDMAGTMKPAAAKLLIGSLRAKYPDLPIHVHTHDSAGTAVASMTACALAGADVVDVAINSMSGLTSQPSVNALLASLEGNIDTGINVEHVRELDAYWAEMRLLYSCFEADLKGPDPEVYQHEIPGGQLTNLLFQAQQLGLGEQWAETKRAYREANYLLGDIVKVTPTSKVVGDLAQFMVSNKLTSDDVRRLANSLDFPDSVMDFFEGLIGQPYGGFPEPFRSDVLRNKRRKLTCRPGLELEPFDLEKIREDLQNRFGDVNECDVASYNMYPRVYEDFQKMRETYGDLSVLPTRSFLSPLETDEEIEVVIEQGKTLIIKLQAVGDLNKKTGEREVYFDLNGEMRKIRVADRSQKVETVTKSKADMHDPLHIGAPMAGVIVEVKVHKGSLIKKGQPVAVLSAMKMEMIISSPSDGQVKEVFVSDGENVDSSDLLVLLEDQVPVETKA from the coding sequence ATGtcgcaaagaaaattcgCCGGCTTGAGAGATAATTTCAATCTCTTAGGtgagaagaacaaaatattgGTGGCTAATAGAGGAGAGATTCCAATCAGAATCTTTCGTACCGCCCATGAACTATCTATGCAAACGGTGGCTATATACTCTCATGAAGATCGTCTTTCCACGCACAAACAAAAGGCTGACGAAGCATACGTCATTGGTGAAGTAGGTCAATATACGCCCGTCGGCGCTTATTTGGCCATTGACGAAATCATTTCCATTGCTCAAAGACACCAGGTAGATTTCATCCATCCAGGTTACGGGTTCTTGTCCGAAAACTCAGAGTTTGCTGATAAGGTGGCGAAGGCGGGTATAACCTGGATTGGCCCCCCCGCTGAAGTTATTGACTCTGTGGGTGATAAGGTCTCAGCCAGAAACTTGGCAGCAAAGGCCAATGTACCCACTGTTCCTGGTACTCCAGGTCCTATAGAAACGGTGCAGGAAGCACTTGACTTCGTCAATGAATACGGCTACCCGGTGATCATCAAGGCCGCCtttggtggtggtggtagAGGTATGAGAGTGGTTAGAGAAGGTGACGACGTTGCTGATGCTTTTCAACGTGCTACGTCAGAAGCCCGCACTGCCTTTGGTAACGGTACATGTTTTGTAGAGAGATTCTTGGACAAGCCAAAGCATATTGAAGTTCAATTGTTGGCCGATAATCACGGAAACGTGGTTCATCTTTTCGAAAGAGATTGTTCGGTTCAAAGAAGACACCAAAAGGTTGTTGAAGTAGCCCCAGCAAAGACTTTGCCTCGCGAAGTCCGTGACGCCATCTTGACAGATGCTGTCAAATTGGCGAAAGAATGTGGCTACAGGAATGCGGGTACCGCTGAATTCTTGGTCGATAACCAAAACAGACACTACTTCATCGAGATTAACCCAAGAATCCAAGTGGAGCATACGATCACAGAAGAAATTACGGGCATAGATATCGTGGCGGctcaaattcaaattgcCGCGGGCGCCTCTTTACCCCAGTTGGGCCTATTTCAGGACAAAATTACGACTCGTGGCTTTGCCATTCAGTGTCGTATTACCACAGAAGACCCCGCCAAGAATTTTCAACCAGATACCGGTAGAATAGAAGTCTATCGTTCTGCTGGTGGTAACGGCGTCAGACTGGATGGTGGTAACGCTTATGCAGGGACAATCATCTCACCTCATTACGATTCAATGCTAGTCAAATGCTCGTGCTCCGGTTCGACTTACGAAATTGTTCGTAGGAAAATGATTCGTGCATTGATCGAATTCAGGATCAGAGGTGTCAAGACCAACATTCCTTTCCTATTGACTCTTTTGACACATCCCGTTTTCATTGATGGCACCTATTGGACAACGTTCATTGATGACACTCCTCAACTGTTCCAAATGGTGTCATCACAAAACAGAGCACAAAAACTATTGCACTATCTCGCTGACGTTGCAGTTAATGGTTCATCTATTAAGGGTCAAATTGGTTTGCCAAAGTTGAAATCAAACCCAAGTGTTCCTCATTTGCACGACACTCAGGGCAATGTCATCAACGTTACAAAGACTGCACCACCATCCGGATGGAGACAAGTGCTCTTAGAAAGGGGACCAGCTGAATTTGCCAAGCAAGTCAGACAGTTCAACGGTACTCTGTTAATGGATACCACCTGGAGAGACGCTCATCAATCTCTGCTCGCAACAAGAGTCAGAACTCATGATTTAGCCATAATCGCTCCAACAACCGCACATGCCCTTGCGGGTGCCTTCGCTTTAGAATGTTGGGGTGGTGCTACATTCGATGTCGCAATGAGGTTCTTGCATGAAGACCCATGGGAACGTCTAAGGAAATTAAGAGCCTTGGTGCCCAATATTCCATTCCAAATGCTATTACGTGGTGCCAATGGTGTGGCTTACTCTTCATTGCCTGACAATGCTATTGATCATTTTGTCAAACAAGCCAAAGATAACGGTGTTGATATATTTAGAGTGTTTGATGCTTTAAATGATTTGGAGCAACTAAAAGTCGGTGTAGATGCTGTGAAGAAGGCAGGTGGTGTTGTGGAAGCCACTGTTTGTTTCTCTGGAGATATGCTTCAACCAGGCAAGAAATACAATTTGGATTACTATTTGGAAATTGCCGAAAAAATCGTCCAAATGGGCACACATATTCTTGGTATCAAAGACATGGCAGGCACTATGAAGCCGGCAGCTGCCAAACTACTGATTGGATCATTGAGGGCTAAGTACCCTGATCTCCCAATACATGTCCACACCCATGATTCTGCAGGTACTGCTGTTGCGTCCATGACCGCATGTGCCCTAGCAGGTGCTGATGTTGTTGATGTTGCCATCAACTCAATGTCTGGTTTAACTTCACAACCATCAGTCAATGCTTTGTTGGCTTCATTAGAAGGTAATATTGACACCGGTATTAACGTTGAGCATGTTCGTGAATTAGATGCATATTGGGCAGAAATGAGATTGCTATACTCTTGTTTCGAAGCCGACTTGAAGGGCCCAGATCCAGAAGTTTACCAACATGAAATCCCAGGTGGCCAATTGACAAACTTGTTGTTCCAAGCTCAACAATTGGGTCTTGGAGAACAATGGGCCGAAACCAAGAGAGCTTACAGAGAAGCCAATTATTTATTGGGTGATATTGTTAAAGTTACCCCAACTTCGAAGGTCGTTGGTGATCTGGCACAATTTATGGTTTCAAACAAATTAACCTCCGATGATGTAAGACGCCTGGCAAATTCTCTAGATTTCCCTGACTCTGTCATGGATTTCTTTGAAGGTTTAATTGGCCAACCATATGGTGGGTTCCCAGAACCATTTAGATCAGACGTTCTAAGGaacaagagaagaaagttGACTTGTCGCCCGGGCTTGGAATTAGAGCCATTtgatcttgaaaaaattagagaAGACTTGCAAAACAGATTTGGTGATGTGAATGAGTGCGATGTCGCTTCTTATAACATGTACCCAAGAGTTTATGAAGACTTCCAAAAGATGAGAGAAACATACGGTGATCTGTCTGTATTGCCAACAAGAAGTTTCTTGTCTCCACTGGAaactgatgaagaaattgaggTTGTAATCGAACAAGGTAAAACTTTAATTATCAAGTTGCAAGCTGTTGGTgatttgaacaaaaagacAGGTGAAAGGGAAGTTTACTTTGATTTGAATGGTGAAATGAGAAAAATTCGTGTCGCCGATAGATCACAGAAAGTGGAAACTGTCACCAAATCGAAGGCAGACATGCATGATCCATTACACATTGGTGCACCAATGGCAGGTGTCATTGTTGAAGTTAAAGTTCATAAAGGATCACTAATAAAGAAAGGTCAACCGGTAGCTGTGTTGAGCGCCatgaaaatggaaatgatCATCTCTTCTCCATCTGATGGACAAGTTAAAGAAGTATTTGTCTCTGATGGTGAAAATGTGGATTCTTCTGATTTATTGGTTCTATTGGAAGATCAAGTTCCTGTTGAAACTAAGGCATAA
- the DUO1 gene encoding Duo1p (Essential subunit of the Dam1 complex (aka DASH complex)~similar to YGL061C), which translates to MSEQSQLDDSTIDKLIPQIFNEMRSNLNNTTKKFPKSTGNEASDNTSASSNSIRPSNSITTQSLLKESESLDKITAMIKNVTAALRNNLPVYVNQVHEVCKSTNSILDSWINIHSQAGYIHKLMSDQNYLKLINDRLHNENANTNDEDGSTLHNVIELKKREVLDLRQKLENRKGERDDVPAKAPNQGLNPRYGVQSGRRPVSSAGNGNNGRVRKIHVPASKRPSGIPRVTNRWTKPTASSSRKMFR; encoded by the coding sequence ATGAGTGAACAGAGCCAATTAGATGATTCTACCATAGACAAACTGATTCCACAAATTTTCAACGAGATGAGATCTAACCTCAATAACACAACCAAGAAATTTCCGAAAAGTACGGGAAATGAGGCAAGCGATAATACTTCGGCCAGCAGCAACTCTATAAGACCATCTAACTCAATCACGACGCAATCTTTACTCAAAGAATCGGAATCGCTAGATAAAATAACAgcaatgataaaaaatgttaCGGCCGCATTAAGAAATAACTTACCGGTATACGTTAATCAAGTGCATGAGGTATGTAAATCTACGAATTCCATATTGGATTCTTGGATCAATATTCATTCTCAAGCTGGTTACATTCATAAATTAATGAGCGATCAAAATTACTTAAAGCTAATTAATGACAGACTACACAATGAAAATGCAAACacaaatgatgaagatgggAGTACTTTACACAACGTGAtcgaattgaaaaagagggAGGTCTTGGATCTGAGACAAAAACTAGAAAACAGGAAGGGAGAAAGGGACGATGTACCAGCAAAGGCACCGAATCAAGGCTTAAATCCAAGGTATGGCGTGCAATCTGGTAGAAGGCCCGTTTCTTCTGCTGGAAATGGAAACAACGGTAGAGTGAGAAAGATACATGTTCCTGCCTCAAAGAGGCCCAGTGGTATACCAAGAGTTACTAACAGGTGGACTAAGCCCACGGCTAGCAGCTCGAGGAAGATGTTTCGCTAA
- the YBP2 gene encoding Ybp2p (Central kinetochore associated protein~similar to YGL060W), which yields MGESIETICESLVRAFQEEKDDFVSLVTIIDMYNEQVNSEKSIKEKERYLDVLLKLFKENPATLKKIGWDLPKGLLQFFSCKNIYVKKHLASSPIVSSVINCFGALALNGNPKECLLTTCELVSTLRIVSTGTDESDEEYEDLIDSDRNDATNNTDEPSIIHPELEKYTAENTVEFIPNLKIYVLSEFMSSLLKQVDTLYPSKFLAMAISAIVNYVTTNVQAMDDVHFILRIMYNFCTTYSPAQPSAILTDGIDASDLEKIYGDESVLQKKLLANLGVLMISSCLKNKPGNIDKIYFKTLMHKKLDEHEVDASILQTCYQYYEYVTSLGVDMKELLEKHLEESRHIYNSLLLNSAASTPEFEEEINQVVYEVSYAYQIKKLADEKNLEPDQYGVLILSAIHYSKNGTHLLPQIDIQSAIYLYLRCTTASLFSEIYENKFLESSVRYWLWVSITETSTKKIKCALQKLPGHITTAFLQMLLMKTCNEANNDTKLIDFTLLRKILYLMPESTSFTFMFETLLHCPYITAKIAILDILRDMMIKAPEAPNGEESVNLPEQQKSENTANSVPITPKLPPRPYVTINEDRMASIHSIALICFSVAKQKKRTQGDLLLVLTYMKFFVSLRNKWDLGLLTLINKEISESFQGEGEPELAFINIANNTLGAYIEETNIRP from the coding sequence ATGGGAGAGTCAATTGAAACAATTTGTGAAAGTCTTGTCAGAGCTTTTCAGGAGGAGAAAGATGATTTTGTCTCCCTTGTAACAATTATTGATATGTATAACGAACAGGTAAACTCTGAAAAGTccataaaagaaaaggaacgTTATTTGGATGTCCTATTGAAACTGTTTAAGGAAAATCCAGCCACcttaaagaaaattggcTGGGATCTGCCGAAGGGTCTATTGCAGTTTTTTTCATGCAAAAACATCTATGTCAAGAAACATCTAGCTTCTAGTCCCATTGTTTCTAGTGTGATAAATTGCTTCGGTGCGTTAGCTCTCAATGGAAATCCGAAGGAATGCTTGTTAACCACTTGCGAATTAGTGTCAACACTCCGTATAGTATCGACTGGAACTGACGAATCCGACGAAGAGTATGAAGACTTAATTGATTCCGATAGAAATGATGCGACGAATAATACTGATGAGCCGTCAATCATCCATCCAGAGCTTGAGAAGTACACGGCCGAGAACACAGTAGAATTCATTCCCaatttaaaaatttatgTTCTCTCTGAATTTATGAGTTCGTTGTTGAAACAAGTCGACACTTTATATCCATCTAAATTCCTAGCCATGGCAATTTCTGCAATCGTTAACTACGTAACAACTAATGTGCAGGCTATGGATGATGTGCACTTTATTTTGCGCATAATGTACAATTTTTGTACTACTTATTCTCCAGCTCAACCATCAGCTATTCTGACTGACGGTATTGATGCAAGCgatcttgaaaaaatctatGGTGATGAATCTGTACTACAGAAAAAGCTACTTGCTAACCTGGGCGTACTCATGATTTCCAGTTGTCTGAAGAACAAACCAGGTAATATAGACAAGATATATTTTAAAACATTAATGcataaaaaattagatGAACATGAGGTCGATGCCTCAATTTTACAGACATGCTACCAATACTACGAATATGTGACATCTTTAGGTGTCGATATGAAAGAACTTTTAGAAAAGCACTTAGAAGAATCAAGACATATCTATaattctcttcttctgaacTCAGCGGCTTCAACACCCGAGttcgaagaagaaattaaccAAGTAGTGTATGAAGTATCTTATGCATAtcaaataaagaaactagccgatgaaaaaaatttagagCCTGACCAATATGGAGTCTTAATCCTATCTGCAATACATTATTCTAAAAACGGTACGCACTTATTGCCACAAATTGATATCCAAAGTGCAATTTACTTGTACCTACGGTGTACGACAGCTTCGttattttcagaaataTACGAAAATAAGTTTTTAGAAAGTTCAGTACGCTATTGGCTGTGGGTATCCATAACCGAAACCTCCacgaagaaaataaaatgcGCCCTACAAAAACTTCCAGGTCACATTACCACAGCCTTTTTACAAATGTTACTAATGAAAACTTGCAATGAAGCGAATAACGACACGAAGTTAATCGACTTTACCCTTCTGAGAAAGATACTGTACCTAATGCCCGAAAGCACATCATTTACGTTCATGTTCGAGACACTGCTACATTGTCCATATATAACAGCAAAGATTGCTATTCTTGACATCCTAAGAGATATGATGATTAAAGCCCCTGAGGCTCCTAATGGCGAAGAATCGGTCAATTTACCTGAACAACAAAAATCTGAGAATACCGCTAATAGTGTACCGATAACGCCAAAACTACCCCCAAGACCTTACGTCACCATTAATGAAGATCGCATGGCATCTATTCATAGCATTGCCTTAATATGTTTTTCCGTTGccaagcaaaagaaaagaacgcAAGGTGATCTACTTTTGGTACTAACTtatatgaaattttttgttagTTTAAGAAATAAATGGGATTTGGGACTGTTAACACtcatcaataaagaaatctCAGAATCATTTCAAGGAGAAGGTGAACCCGAATTGGCATTCATCAACATTGCCAACAATACCTTGGGAGCATATATAGAAGAAACGAACATACGTCCATAA
- the PKP2 gene encoding protein kinase PKP2 (Mitochondrial protein kinase~similar to YGL059W) — protein sequence MSKYQFNCIRYRHFLRTSNISQIPDFTKYCIGPVNEELAPYIMETMKAYPSNSKYINPQHYYHNRTVLVENYLKRSPNPVSLTQLAQYYDDSTKLTRTKIINSGKFVKEELVIRIAHKLNQLQQLPFNVVNNFHFVQVYESYYNIFESFRKYPTIRTLDDASQFADFIKNMLEGFNTLNLPHLIMGALECTILDLYPREKMDQLLSDLLRARISRRLIVEEHVSITANYTSGKEENTLVLGDIFQECSAMKYLLEASEESKKFIQDMYFKDIPMPEFIIEGDTQLSFYFLPTHLKYLLGEILRNTYEATMKHYIRKGLEKPEPIIVTVVSNDESYLFRISDKAGGVLHDDENLWSFGKSKERAQESLNNFHKLPGLQTVSIYDEVHSHNKYNPNLKSLQSITLKPYMHTSLEPMSYPSIINGHIKYETPLIELLRRSFRYKLGIGLAMCKVYAEYWNGDLSLHSMPGYGTDVVLKLGNLMKHTKKVQLDKV from the coding sequence ATGTCTAAATACCAATTTAATTGCATAAGATACCGGCACTTTCTCAGAACATCTAATATTTCACAGATCCCTGATTTTACGAAATACTGCATAGGGCCTGTAAATGAAGAATTAGCACCTTACATCATGGAAACCATGAAGGCATACCCTTCAAACTCCAAATATATTAACCCTCAGCATTACTACCATAATAGAACGGTTCTAGTAGAAAATTACTTAAAACGAAGTCCAAACCCAGTATCATTAACGCAATTAGCGCAATATTATGACGATTCTACCAAGCTGACCAGAACCAAAATCATCAACTCCGGAAAGTTCGTAAAGGAAGAGCTTGTGATTAGGATCGCGCATAAATTGAATCAATTGCAACAACTCCCATTTAATGTTGTTAACAACTTCCATTTTGTTCAAGTTTATGAGTCATATTACAACATCTTTGAAAGCTTTAGAAAATACCCAACTATAAGAACTTTGGATGACGCTTCTCAATTTGCagattttatcaaaaatatgtTAGAAGGCTTCAATACTCTAAATTTACCACATTTGATAATGGGGGCTTTAGAATGTACAATTTTGGACCTTTATCCTCGTGAGAAAATGGACCAACTGCTATCTGATCTGTTAAGGGCTCGAATATCGAGAAGATTAATTGTGGAGGAACACGTCAGTATCACAGCTAACTACACTAGTGGTAAGGAAGAAAACACCTTGGTATTGGGTGATATCTTTCAAGAATGTAGTGCTATGAAATATTTATTGGAAGCCAGTGAAGAATCtaaaaaattcattcaaGACATGTACTTTAAGGACATTCCTATGCCAGAATTCATTATCGAAGGTGACACCCAACTGAGCTTTTACTTTTTGCCTACACATTTGAAGTATTTATTAGGGGAGATCCTCCGGAATACTTATGAAGCAACCATGAAGCATTATATCCGTAAGGGACTAGAAAAGCCGGAACCAATCATAGTCACTGTAGTAAGTAACGATGAATCCTATTTATTCAGGATCTCGGATAAGGCTGGGGGCGTCCTtcatgatgatgaaaatttatGGTCTTTCGGtaaatcaaaagaaagagcTCAAGAATCCTTGAACAATTTTCACAAGTTACCTGGTTTACAAACAGTATCTATTTATGACGAAGTACATTCCCATAATAAATACAACCCGAACCTTAAGTCATTGCAGTCAATAACATTAAAACCGTATATGCATACGTCATTAGAACCAATGAGTTATCCTAGTATCATCAATGGGCACATCAAATATGAAACTCCCTTAATTGAATTATTAAGGCGGTCTTTTAGGTACAAGCTTGGCATTGGTTTAGCTATGTGTAAAGTGTATGCCGAGTATTGGAACGGTGACCTTTCATTGCATTCAATGCCTGGATATGGCACCGATGTTGTATTAAAATTAGGCAACTTGATGAAACATACGAAGAAAGTGCAATTAGATAAAGTATGA
- the RAD6 gene encoding E2 ubiquitin-conjugating protein RAD6 (Ubiquitin-conjugating enzyme (E2)~similar to YGL058W) — MSTPARRRLMRDFKRMKEDAPPGVSASPLPDNVMVWNAMIIGPADTPYEDGTFRLLLEFDEEYPNKPPHVKFLSEMFHPNVYANGEICLDILQNRWTPTYDVASILTSIQSLFNDPNPASPANVEAATLFKDHKSQYVKRVKETVEKSWEDDMDDMDDDDDDDDDDDEAD; from the coding sequence ATGTCCACACCAGCTAGAAGAAGGTTGATGAGAGATTTCAAACGTATGAAGGAAGATGCCCCACCGGGAGTATCTGCTTCACCATTACCTGATAACGTCATGGTATGGAATGCTATGATTATTGGGCCTGCCGATACTCCATATGAAGATGGCACATTTAGGTTGCTATTGGAGTTTGATGAAGAGTACCCCAATAAGCCACCGCatgtcaaatttttgagTGAGATGTTTCATCCAAATGTCTATGCAAATGGGGAAATTTGTTTGGATATTTTGCAGAACAGATGGACTCCAACATACGATGTGGCATCTATACTGACATCCATTCAAAGTTTATTCAACGATCCAAATCCAGCTTCACCAGCAAACGTTGAAGCTGCAACATTATTTAAAGATCATAAATCACAGTACGTCAAAAGAGTTAAAGAGACGGTAGAGAAGTCTTGGGAAGATGATATGGACGATATGgacgatgacgacgatgacgacgatgacgatgacgaagCAGACtga
- the GEP7 gene encoding Gep7p (similar to YGL057C), translated as MINPVARNLLIKRFYQPNLKRAPPTSLLLKQKIRLAQNVNNTSKENPISFSQTVSEIFSVLQPSAPDLDEDKTIGLKRDHLLTERLNNGELGLIINKFFNPSLSHNNHLIDTDILLQKFPKLNDNDLDLLNFAINERMQGDWKNLKHNFIQLWYYNAFGFLGPRSLFIRANSSSPLKSQFLQLPFIEYNWLLLQNNKNVNLLPADVQKVVKVFQLDGKRFTWKSIDPFSKAIISFVVFVSIFVWLDESTKQKTKEPPTQNSTAISA; from the coding sequence ATGATAAACCCGGTGGCGAGGAATCTTCTAATAAAGAGATTCTATCAGCCAAACTTGAAAAGAGCTCCGCCGacttctttgcttttgaagCAGAAAATACGTTTGGCCCAAAATGTTAACAATACGTCCAAGGAGAACCCCATTTCATTCTCACAGACAGTGTCCGAGATATTTAGTGTCTTGCAACCAAGTGCACCAGACCTAGACGAGGACAAAACCATTGGTTTGAAACGCGATCACCTATTAACTGAACGTCTAAACAACGGCGAGCTTGGTCTCATTATaaacaaattcttcaatcCATCTTTGTCACATAATAATCACTTAATAGATACGGATATAttacttcaaaaatttcccAAGCTAAATGACAATGATTTggatttattgaattttgcaataaatgaaagaatGCAAGGAGATTGGAAGAATCTAAAGCATAATTTTATCCAGCTATGGTATTACAATGCATTTGGCTTTCTTGGACCTCGAAGTTTATTTATCCGAGCAAACTCTTCCTCGCCGCTAAAGTCCCAATTCTTGCAACTTCCATTCATCGAATATAATTGGTTACTTCTacaaaataacaaaaatgtAAATCTATTACCTGCTGATGTGCAAAAAGTGGTCAAGGTTTTTCAGCTCGACGGCAAAAGGTTTACTTGGAAAAGCATAGATCCATTCAGTAAGGCCATAATTTCATTTGTCGTTTTTGTTTCCATATTTGTGTGGTTGGATGAAAGTACAAAACAGAAAACTAAGGAGCCACCTACACAGAACAGCACCGCAATTTCAGCGTGA
- the SDS23 gene encoding Sds23p (Protein involved in cell separation during budding~similar to YGL056C): MPQNTRHTSIVEMLSTPPQLPNSTDSNSLSEQTEKNSGGNKSDTESLHKSISKSSSSSSLSALDNTEYSNNNGNSLSTLNSQNLLSVHKQEWQHTLLSNLVEQNKLIFIKGSISVEEAFNTLVKHQLTSLPVENFPGDMNCLTFDYNDLNAYLLLVLNRIKVSNDKITSDCQNGKSVPVGEIVKLTPKNPFYKLPETENLSTVIGILGAGVHRVAITNVEMTQIKGILSQRRLIKYLWDNARSFPNLKPLLDSSLEELNIGVLNAARDKPTFKQSRVISIQGDEHLIMALHKMYVERISSIAVVDPQGNLIGNISVTDVKHVTRTSQYPLLHNTCRHFVSVILNLRGLETGKDSFPIFHVYPTSSLARTFAKLVATKSHRLWIVQPNDNQPSASSEKSSSPSPSTPPVTTLPSLASSYHSNTHSSRMANSPVLKSSDTSNNKINVNINLSGSPPSQPQSPSTPMPPPQSSNNCPASPTPAHFEKEYRTGKLIGVVSLTDILSVLARKQTHHKEIDPQMARKQRGHVG; this comes from the coding sequence ATGCCCCAAAATACAAGACACACGTCCATTGTGGAAATGCTTTCTACCCCACCTCAATTACCGAATTCCACTGATTCAAATAGTTTGAGCGAACAGACGGAAAAGAACAGTGGAGGGAACAAAAGCGACACAGAATCACTACATAAATCTATCTcgaaatcttcttcttcatcttctctTTCCGCGCTGGATAACACGGAATATTCAAACAATAATGGAAACTCCTTGTCCACTCTGAATTCGCAGAACCTGTTGTCTGTTCATAAGCAAGAATGGCAACACACTCTTCTTTCGAATTTGGTAGAGCAGAACAAGCTGATTTTTATTAAAGGTTCTatttcagtagaagaaGCATTCAACACTCTAGTCAAGCACCAGCTAACGTCTTTGCCTGTGGAGAATTTTCCAGGGGACATGAATTGTTTGACATTCGACTATAATGACCTCAATGCataccttcttcttgtgtTAAACAGAATTAAAGTGAGCAACGACAAGATCACTTCAGACTGCCAGAATGGTAAGTCTGTGCCTGTGGGCGAAATAGTAAAGCTGACACCAAAGAATCCATTCTACAAATTACCTGAGACGGAAAACTTATCGACAGTAATAGGCATATTAGGCGCAGGTGTACATCGTGTTGCCATCACAAACGTGGAAATGACACAGATCAAAGGTATTCTTTCTCAACGTCGATTGATTAAGTATCTGTGGGATAATGCGAGATCGTTTCCCAACTTGAAGCCTCTCTTGGACTCTTCCCTTGAGGAACTGAATATTGGCGTACTAAATGCAGCTCGTGATAAACCTACGTTCAAGCAATCACGTGTTATATCCATTCAAGGTGACGAACATCTAATTATGGCCTTACATAAAATGTATGTGGAAAGAATCTCCTCCATTGCCGTAGTTGACCCTCAAGGAAATTTGATTGGTAATATCTCTGTAACGGACGTCAAACACGTTACTAGAACTTCGCAATATCCTTTACTACACAATACATGTCGTCATTTTGTCTCGGTCATTTTAAATTTAAGAGGTCTAGAGACCGGTAAGGATTCCTTTCCCATTTTCCATGTGTATCCAACAAGTTCCCTGGCAAGAACATTTGCCAAGTTGGTGGCTACCAAATCTCACAGATTATGGATAGTACAACCAAATGACAATCAACCATCAGCATCTTCCGAAAAATCCTCATCGCCATCACCAAGTACTCCACCCGTAACGACATTGCCATCGCTTGCATCGTCATACCATTCAAATACGCACTCTTCTAGGATGGCCAACTCTCCTGTTCTAAAATCTTCAGATACATCaaacaacaaaataaatGTAAATATAAATTTGAGCGGTTCTCCGCCTTCTCAGCCGCAATCTCCATCGACACCAATGCCACCACCTCAAAGTTCAAATAATTGTCCCGCATCCCCAACTCCGGcacattttgaaaaggagtATAGAACAGGTAAATTGATAGGTGTTGTGTCTTTGACTGACATTTTAAGTGTTTTGGCAAGGAAACAAACACATCATAAGGAAATTGATCCGCAGATGGCAAGAAAACAGAGAGGGCACGTTGGCTGA